A region of the Massilia sp. erpn genome:
TGACCGTTTTCGGCCTGGACGTTTGGCTGTTCCGCAGCACGGGCTCCTATACAATCTTCGCCTATATGGCCGTGCTGGCTTCCCTGCCTACCCTGGTGTTTGCACCGTTTGCCGGCATGGTCACCGATCGCTACAACCGGCGTGCGCTGCTCTTGCTGTGCGACCTGGTCTCCTTGCTGATGGTGGCGGCACTGCTGGCTTGCTACTGGTATGGCAAGCTGGGCACCGTCATGATTGGGCTGGCGATCGTGGTGCTGGCGCTGGCCACCGAGCTGCGCTGGTCGGCATTGAGCAGCGTGCTACCCTCGCTGGCCCCCAAAGAACAATTGATGCGCTTGAACGGCCTGCAGCAGTCGTTCCGTGGCGTCACCGTCATGCTCGGCCCGATGATCGGGGCTATCGGCCTCAACACGCTGGGATTGTCGCTGCTGCTGGCGGTCGACATCGCCACCTATTTGATCGGCATTCTCGGGCTGGCCCGGATACGCCTGCCGGCGGCGGCGCCAACGCCGCGGCACGGCATGGGCTTCTGGAGTGAGCTCAGCTTCGGCGTGCGCTGGGTTGCCCGGCAGCCTGGCCTGCGCCGCCTGTTGTGCTTCTTCATGATCATTAATATTGGTGTTTCTGTTTTCACCAGCACCTTTGCCCCCTACCTGCTCTCGTTCACCACCAATACCGTGCTGGCCGGCAGCCTGGGGCTGCAAGGCATGGGCGCCTTCCTGACCGGTATTTTGCTCTCCCGGCATCACCTGGTGAAGAACAACGAAGCCGCCATTGTCGGCGGGGCAGTGTGCTTTGGAGTGTGCATGCTGGCCTGGGGCCTGTCACGCCATCCCGCAGCGCTGTGGC
Encoded here:
- a CDS encoding MFS transporter; translated protein: MSGNALPPLPKSALTLVVSRGLSGIGSSLTVFGLDVWLFRSTGSYTIFAYMAVLASLPTLVFAPFAGMVTDRYNRRALLLLCDLVSLLMVAALLACYWYGKLGTVMIGLAIVVLALATELRWSALSSVLPSLAPKEQLMRLNGLQQSFRGVTVMLGPMIGAIGLNTLGLSLLLAVDIATYLIGILGLARIRLPAAAPTPRHGMGFWSELSFGVRWVARQPGLRRLLCFFMIINIGVSVFTSTFAPYLLSFTTNTVLAGSLGLQGMGAFLTGILLSRHHLVKNNEAAIVGGAVCFGVCMLAWGLSRHPAALWLTAVLLGSLASMIMAASNTIWQSHVPNEIQGKVFAVRSMLSYGLTPLSVFLSAPFASAVLQPLLLRAPQLSAIWGEASAGALGLMVSVLGLGVIASSVIVLGQGGLRLSEPAPSILRPLS